One window of Enterobacter sp. RHBSTW-00175 genomic DNA carries:
- the chbR gene encoding transcriptional regulator ChbR: MEIKTALEQQLFNGKNFHVVIYNKTESASGLHQHDYYEFTIVLTGRYYQEINGKRVLLERGDFVFLPMGSYHQSFYEFGATRILNVGVSKRFFEKHYLPLVPFCFVASQVYRVKNEFMTWIETVIASLNFRDNEFDEFIETVTFYVMNRLRHHREEQQVIDDIPQWLRGTVELMHDKGQFSDNALENMVTLSGKSQEYLTRATQRYYRKTPVQIINEIRINFAKKQLEITNYSVTDIAYESGYSSPSLFIKTFKKFTSFTPNSYRKNLTVIN, encoded by the coding sequence ATGGAAATTAAAACCGCACTTGAGCAGCAACTGTTTAATGGCAAGAATTTTCACGTGGTTATTTACAACAAGACGGAGAGCGCCAGTGGCCTGCACCAGCATGACTACTACGAGTTCACGATTGTTCTGACCGGACGTTACTACCAGGAGATCAACGGTAAGCGTGTTCTGCTGGAACGTGGTGATTTTGTCTTCCTGCCGATGGGCTCCTACCACCAGAGCTTTTACGAATTTGGCGCGACGCGTATTCTCAATGTCGGCGTCAGCAAACGCTTCTTTGAGAAACACTATCTGCCGCTGGTGCCGTTCTGCTTTGTGGCGTCACAGGTGTATCGCGTTAAAAACGAGTTTATGACCTGGATAGAAACGGTCATTGCTTCACTTAACTTCCGCGACAATGAGTTCGACGAGTTTATTGAAACGGTAACCTTCTACGTGATGAACCGCCTGCGTCACCATCGTGAAGAGCAGCAGGTGATTGACGATATCCCACAGTGGTTACGTGGCACCGTCGAGCTTATGCACGATAAAGGCCAGTTCAGCGACAACGCGCTGGAGAATATGGTGACCCTGTCAGGTAAATCTCAGGAATATTTAACCCGGGCAACGCAGCGTTACTATCGCAAGACGCCGGTGCAAATTATTAATGAGATCCGCATCAACTTTGCAAAAAAACAACTGGAAATTACCAACTACTCTGTAACCGATATTGCGTATGAGTCCGGCTACAGTAGTCCCAGCCTGTTTATTAAAACATTTAAAAAATTCACCTCATTCACGCCAAACAGTTACCGGAAAAACTTAACGGTAATTAATTGA
- the chbC gene encoding PTS N,N'-diacetylchitobiose transporter subunit IIC, with the protein MSKVIASLEKVLLPFAVKIGKQPHVNAIKNGFIKLMPLTLAGAMFVLINNVFLSFGEGSFFYSLGIRLDASTIETLNGFKAIGGNVYNGTLGIMSLMAPFFIGMALAEERKVDPLAAGLLSVAAFMTVTPYSVGEAYAVGANWLGGANIISGIVIGLVVAEMFTFIVRRNWVIRLPDSVPESVSRSFSALIPGFIILSIMGIIAWALSHWGTNFHQIIMDSISTPLASMGGVVGWAYVIFTSLLWFFGVHGSLALAALDSGIMTPWALENVALYQQYGSVDAALAAGKTFHVWAKPMLDSYIFLGGTGATLGLIIAVFIVSRRADYRQVAKLALPSGIFQINEPILFGLPIIMNPVMFIPFILIQPLLAAITLTAYYLGIIPPITNIAPWTMPAGLGAFFNTNGSIAAFLLAIFNLGIATLLYMPFVAIANKAATIIDEEESEEDIALSLKF; encoded by the coding sequence ATGAGTAAAGTCATCGCTTCACTTGAAAAGGTACTCCTTCCTTTTGCTGTTAAAATAGGAAAGCAGCCTCACGTTAATGCCATCAAAAACGGTTTTATTAAATTAATGCCGTTGACGCTGGCCGGGGCAATGTTCGTTTTAATTAACAACGTTTTTCTGAGCTTTGGTGAAGGTTCCTTCTTTTATTCATTAGGAATTCGGTTAGACGCTTCTACAATTGAAACCCTTAATGGTTTTAAAGCCATCGGCGGCAACGTATACAACGGTACGTTGGGTATTATGTCGCTGATGGCGCCATTCTTTATCGGGATGGCGCTTGCAGAAGAGCGTAAAGTGGATCCGCTGGCAGCGGGCTTATTATCCGTTGCTGCCTTTATGACCGTTACCCCTTACAGCGTGGGTGAAGCGTATGCTGTAGGCGCTAACTGGTTAGGTGGTGCAAACATTATTTCCGGTATTGTGATCGGTCTGGTGGTTGCCGAGATGTTCACCTTTATTGTCCGCCGCAACTGGGTTATTCGCTTGCCGGACAGTGTTCCTGAATCTGTTTCTCGTTCATTTTCCGCGTTGATTCCAGGCTTCATTATTCTCTCCATCATGGGGATTATTGCCTGGGCGCTTTCTCACTGGGGTACAAACTTCCACCAGATAATCATGGACTCTATCTCTACGCCACTGGCGTCGATGGGTGGCGTGGTTGGTTGGGCGTACGTGATTTTCACCTCTCTGCTGTGGTTCTTCGGCGTGCATGGTTCACTGGCACTGGCAGCGCTGGACAGCGGCATCATGACCCCGTGGGCACTGGAAAACGTTGCGCTTTACCAGCAGTACGGTTCCGTTGATGCGGCACTGGCAGCCGGTAAAACCTTCCATGTGTGGGCGAAGCCGATGCTTGACTCCTATATCTTCCTGGGTGGTACAGGGGCAACGCTGGGTCTTATCATCGCGGTCTTTATTGTCTCTCGTCGCGCTGACTACCGTCAGGTTGCGAAACTGGCGCTGCCATCTGGCATCTTCCAGATTAACGAGCCGATTCTGTTTGGTCTGCCAATCATCATGAACCCGGTAATGTTCATTCCGTTCATTCTGATTCAGCCGCTGCTGGCCGCCATTACCCTGACGGCGTATTACCTGGGTATTATCCCGCCAATCACCAACATTGCACCGTGGACAATGCCGGCAGGTCTGGGCGCGTTCTTCAACACCAACGGTAGCATCGCGGCCTTCCTGCTGGCGATATTCAACCTCGGGATTGCAACACTGCTTTATATGCCGTTCGTGGCGATTGCGAACAAAGCCGCAACCATCATCGATGAAGAAGAGAGCGAAGAAGATATTGCCCTCTCACTGAAATTCTAA
- the hxpB gene encoding hexitol phosphatase HxpB — MSTPRQILAAIFDMDGLLIDSEPLWDRAELDVMASLGVDIRRRNELPDTLGLRIDMVVELWYAHQPWIGPDRDEVTARIINRAIALVEENRPLLPGVRDAIALCKAQGLKVGLASASPLHMLEKVLTMFELRDSFDALASAEKLPYSKPHPQVYMDCATKLGLDPLSCVALEDSVNGMVASKSARMRSIVVPAEEGRHDPRFALADVKLASLNDLTVQHLRGE; from the coding sequence ATGTCGACACCGCGCCAAATTCTTGCCGCTATTTTTGACATGGATGGATTACTTATTGATTCCGAGCCGCTGTGGGATCGTGCAGAACTGGATGTCATGGCCAGCCTTGGCGTGGACATTCGTCGCCGTAACGAACTTCCCGATACGCTCGGGTTACGTATCGACATGGTGGTTGAACTTTGGTACGCCCACCAGCCGTGGATTGGGCCCGACCGCGACGAAGTGACTGCGCGCATTATCAATCGCGCGATTGCCCTGGTTGAAGAGAACCGCCCGTTGTTACCCGGCGTGCGTGACGCAATCGCCCTGTGCAAAGCGCAAGGCCTTAAGGTTGGGCTGGCTTCTGCTTCACCGCTGCATATGCTGGAAAAAGTGCTGACGATGTTCGAGCTGCGTGACAGCTTTGATGCACTGGCATCGGCAGAAAAGCTCCCCTACAGCAAGCCGCATCCACAGGTCTACATGGACTGCGCCACGAAGCTTGGGCTTGATCCTCTCAGCTGTGTTGCGCTGGAAGATTCCGTTAACGGCATGGTGGCATCGAAGTCTGCGCGGATGCGCTCAATTGTCGTCCCTGCCGAAGAAGGCCGGCACGATCCGCGCTTTGCGCTTGCTGACGTTAAACTTGCCTCGCTGAACGACCTTACAGTGCAACACCTGCGCGGTGAATAA
- a CDS encoding L-cystine transporter: MNFPLIANVVVFAILLLLLAQARHKQWSLAKKVLIGLGMGVVFGLALQAIYGSDNPVLKDSIQWFNIVGNGYVQLLQMIVMPLVFASILSAVARLHNATQLGKISFLTIGTLLFTTLIAALVGVLVTNLFGLTAEGLVQGSAETARLAAIQSNYVGKVADLTVPQMVLSFIPKNPFADLTGANPTSIISVVIFAAFLGVAALKLLKDDAPKGERVLTAIDTLQSWVMKLVRLVMQLTPYGVLALMTKVVAGSNLQDIIKLGSFVVASYLGLGIMFVVHGILLGVNGVSPLKYFRKVWPVLTFAFTSRSSAASIPLNVEAQTRRLGVPESIASFSASFGATIGQNGCAGLYPAMLAVMVAPTVGINPLDPVWIATLVGIVTVSSAGVAGVGGGATFAALIVLPALGLPVTLVALLISVEPLIDMGRTALNVSGSMTAGTLTSQWLKQTDKAVLESEDDVELAHR, translated from the coding sequence ATGAACTTTCCACTCATCGCGAACGTGGTTGTGTTCGCTATTTTGCTATTGCTTCTGGCTCAGGCGCGCCACAAACAGTGGAGCCTGGCAAAGAAAGTACTGATCGGTCTGGGTATGGGTGTCGTGTTTGGTCTGGCATTACAGGCTATTTACGGCTCAGATAATCCGGTACTGAAAGATTCTATTCAGTGGTTCAACATCGTGGGTAACGGCTACGTACAGCTGCTACAGATGATCGTTATGCCGCTGGTGTTTGCTTCTATTCTGAGTGCCGTTGCACGTCTGCATAACGCCACTCAGTTAGGTAAAATCAGTTTTCTGACCATCGGCACGCTGCTGTTCACCACGCTGATTGCCGCACTGGTGGGTGTTCTGGTGACCAACCTGTTTGGTCTGACCGCAGAAGGTCTGGTGCAAGGCTCTGCTGAAACCGCGCGTCTGGCTGCCATTCAGTCTAACTACGTGGGCAAAGTCGCCGACCTGACCGTTCCGCAAATGGTGCTCTCCTTCATTCCGAAGAACCCGTTTGCTGACCTGACCGGTGCGAACCCAACCTCCATTATCAGTGTGGTTATCTTCGCAGCCTTCCTGGGTGTGGCAGCACTGAAACTGCTGAAAGACGATGCTCCGAAAGGTGAACGCGTTCTGACGGCTATCGATACCCTGCAAAGCTGGGTAATGAAGCTGGTGCGTCTGGTGATGCAGTTAACACCATACGGCGTACTGGCCCTGATGACCAAAGTCGTCGCAGGATCTAACTTGCAGGACATCATTAAGCTGGGTAGCTTTGTGGTTGCCTCTTACCTGGGTCTGGGCATCATGTTCGTGGTGCATGGCATCCTGCTGGGTGTGAACGGCGTTAGCCCGCTGAAATACTTCCGCAAAGTGTGGCCGGTACTGACATTTGCCTTCACCAGCCGTTCCAGCGCAGCATCCATTCCGCTGAACGTTGAAGCGCAAACCCGTCGTCTGGGTGTGCCTGAATCTATCGCCAGCTTCTCTGCTTCCTTTGGCGCTACCATCGGTCAGAATGGTTGTGCGGGTCTTTACCCGGCAATGCTGGCAGTGATGGTTGCTCCTACTGTGGGTATTAACCCGCTCGACCCGGTGTGGATTGCAACGCTTGTGGGCATTGTCACCGTGAGCTCCGCAGGTGTTGCTGGTGTGGGCGGCGGTGCGACCTTTGCAGCGCTGATCGTATTGCCTGCGCTGGGTCTGCCGGTCACTCTGGTTGCGCTGCTGATTTCCGTAGAGCCGCTGATTGATATGGGCCGTACCGCACTGAACGTGAGCGGCTCCATGACCGCGGGTACACTGACAAGCCAGTGGTTAAAACAGACTGACAAAGCTGTTCTGGAAAGTGAAGACGACGTCGAACTGGCGCACCGTTAA
- the cedA gene encoding cell division activator CedA: MNQSLMKPLRQQNRQVISYVPRVEPAPPDHALKVDGFRDVWQLRGKYVAFVLIGEHFRRSPVFTVPESAQRWAVQTRQDEDVEE, encoded by the coding sequence GTGAACCAGTCTCTTATGAAACCTCTTCGTCAACAAAACCGCCAGGTTATTAGCTATGTGCCCCGCGTTGAACCCGCTCCGCCTGACCATGCTCTGAAAGTGGATGGTTTTCGCGATGTCTGGCAGCTACGGGGAAAATACGTGGCCTTTGTGCTGATAGGCGAACACTTCCGTCGTTCCCCTGTGTTTACGGTGCCGGAATCGGCGCAGCGCTGGGCGGTACAGACCCGCCAGGATGAAGATGTTGAAGAATAA
- the chbA gene encoding PTS N,N'-diacetylchitobiose transporter subunit IIA: MLDLDSIVAEETEENDLEEVVMGLIINSGQARSLAYAALKQAKQGDFAAAKTMMDQSRTALNEAHLVQTKLIEGDQGEGKMKVSLVLVHAQDHLMTSMLARELVAELIELHEKMH; this comes from the coding sequence ATGTTAGATTTGGATAGTATCGTTGCTGAAGAAACCGAAGAAAACGACCTGGAAGAAGTGGTGATGGGCCTTATCATCAATTCAGGACAAGCACGCAGCCTGGCTTATGCCGCACTCAAGCAGGCTAAGCAGGGTGATTTCGCCGCAGCGAAAACCATGATGGATCAGTCCCGTACCGCACTGAATGAAGCGCATCTGGTACAGACGAAGCTCATCGAAGGCGACCAGGGCGAAGGGAAAATGAAAGTGAGTCTGGTGCTGGTTCATGCACAGGATCACCTGATGACTTCGATGCTGGCGCGCGAGCTGGTGGCGGAGTTAATCGAGCTTCACGAAAAAATGCACTAA
- a CDS encoding 6-phospho-beta-glucosidase: MQQKLKVVTIGGGSSYTPELLEGFLKRYHELPVSELWLVDVEEGQEKLNIIFELCKRMVEKAGVPLTVHKTLDRRLALKDADFVTTQLRVGQLKARELDERIPLSHGYLGQETNGAGGLFKGLRTIPVIFDIIKDVEEICPNAWVINFTNPAGMVTEAVYRHTGFKRFIGVCNIPIGMKMFISDVLELSDSDDLSIDLFGLNHMVFIKDVIVNGKSRFAALLDGVASGRLTAASVKNIFDLPFSEGLIRSLNLLPCSYLLYYFKQKEMLAIEMGEYYKGGARAQVVQKVEKQLFDLYKDPNLNVKPKELEQRGGAYYSDAACEVINAIYNDKQAEHYVNVPHHGHIDNIPADWAVEMTCILGRDGAKPHPRITHFDDKVMGLIHTIKGFEVAASNAALSGELNDVLLALNLSPLVHSDRDAEQLASEMILAHEKWLPNFAATVEKLKFNHR; the protein is encoded by the coding sequence ATGCAACAGAAATTAAAAGTCGTAACCATTGGCGGCGGCAGCAGTTATACCCCGGAATTACTCGAAGGTTTTCTGAAGCGTTATCATGAGTTGCCGGTCAGCGAATTATGGCTGGTGGACGTTGAAGAAGGGCAAGAGAAGCTGAATATTATTTTCGAACTGTGCAAGCGTATGGTCGAAAAAGCGGGCGTACCGTTAACCGTGCATAAAACACTGGATCGCCGTCTGGCGCTGAAAGATGCCGACTTCGTGACAACTCAGCTGCGAGTAGGCCAGTTGAAAGCACGTGAACTGGACGAGCGCATCCCGCTGAGCCACGGTTATCTGGGCCAGGAAACCAACGGCGCGGGTGGTCTGTTTAAAGGTCTGCGTACCATTCCGGTTATTTTCGACATCATCAAAGATGTGGAAGAAATTTGCCCGAATGCGTGGGTAATTAACTTTACCAACCCGGCTGGCATGGTGACCGAAGCCGTCTATCGTCATACCGGTTTTAAACGCTTTATCGGTGTGTGTAACATTCCGATCGGCATGAAAATGTTTATCAGCGACGTGCTGGAACTGAGCGACAGCGACGACCTCTCCATCGATCTGTTCGGCCTGAACCACATGGTCTTTATCAAAGATGTGATTGTTAACGGTAAATCGCGCTTTGCTGCACTGCTGGACGGCGTGGCTTCGGGTCGCCTGACCGCGGCATCAGTTAAAAATATCTTCGATCTGCCGTTCAGCGAAGGGCTGATCCGCTCCCTGAACCTGCTGCCATGTTCGTATCTGCTTTACTACTTCAAGCAGAAAGAGATGCTGGCCATCGAAATGGGCGAGTACTATAAAGGCGGCGCGCGTGCGCAGGTAGTGCAGAAAGTTGAAAAACAACTGTTTGATTTGTACAAAGATCCAAACCTGAACGTGAAACCAAAAGAGCTGGAACAGCGCGGCGGGGCGTACTATTCAGACGCAGCCTGTGAAGTGATCAACGCTATCTACAACGACAAGCAGGCAGAGCACTACGTCAACGTGCCGCACCATGGACACATCGACAACATTCCGGCTGACTGGGCAGTTGAGATGACTTGCATCCTGGGTCGCGATGGCGCGAAACCACATCCGCGTATCACTCACTTTGATGACAAAGTCATGGGGCTCATCCACACAATCAAAGGGTTTGAAGTGGCTGCAAGCAACGCGGCGCTGAGCGGCGAGCTGAATGATGTGCTTCTGGCGCTGAACCTGAGCCCGCTGGTGCATTCCGATCGTGACGCAGAACAGCTGGCGAGCGAGATGATCCTGGCGCATGAAAAATGGCTGCCAAACTTTGCTGCAACGGTTGAGAAACTGAAGTTCAACCACCGTTAA
- a CDS encoding IS3 family transposase (programmed frameshift) — protein sequence MGRKKYSPEFKQQVVLHYLFSSDGAKKTARLFGVDHGAVRRWTEHWKVNGMDSFTIPTRAYSAEFKESVVLWMQQHNKSSRKAAAEFRIAAACTVSKWERLYRTGGIIALQDKPRGRQMKSGKNETSDKELNNPRPAFQNAEEELEYLRVENAYPKKASGLDSGKAEDKAKIITELRRNHNLRMLLHIAGLPRSTYYWHVKADSRGERYEGEQQRIAALFHYHKGRYGYRRITLALRNEGYGINHKTVRKLMRKMGLASCLRSKKYQSYKGTYGKVAPNTLARDFKASSPNQKWVTDVTEFNVKGTKLYLSPVLDLYNSEIIAWNMTTHPGMNLVENMLSKAVKRLKPGDRPVLHSDQGWQYQMARYQEKLKAKGIEQSMSRKGNCLDNAVIENFFGLLKTECWYHEEFENTDHLRKTVEEYIHYYNNERIKLKLNGLSPVQYRTQAMSAAS from the exons ATGGGCAGAAAAAAATACTCACCTGAATTCAAGCAGCAAGTCGTACTCCACTATCTGTTCAGCAGTGATGGTGCAAAGAAAACAGCGCGGTTGTTCGGCGTTGATCACGGAGCGGTCAGACGCTGGACTGAGCACTGGAAAGTGAATGGGATGGACAGTTTTACCATTCCTACCAGGGCTTACTCTGCCGAGTTTAAAGAGTCTGTCGTGCTCTGGATGCAGCAACACAACAAATCATCCCGGAAAGCTGCGGCGGAGTTTCGTATTGCAGCCGCTTGTACTGTCAGCAAATGGGAGCGTCTTTACCGTACTGGCGGTATCATTGCCCTACAGGATAAACCCAGAGGACGCCAGATGAAGTCAGGGAAGAACGAAACTTCAGATAAAGAACTTAATAATCCCCGTCCAGCGTTCCAGAACGCTGAGGAAGAACTTGAATACCTGCGTGTTGAGAATGCCTACC CTAAAAAAGCTTCAGGCCTTGATTCGGGAAAAGCAGAAGACAAAGCAAAAATAATTACCGAATTGAGGCGAAACCATAACCTGAGAATGCTGCTTCATATAGCAGGATTACCTCGCAGCACGTACTACTGGCATGTCAAAGCAGATAGCCGTGGAGAGCGCTATGAGGGCGAACAGCAAAGAATAGCCGCACTGTTCCACTATCATAAAGGACGATATGGTTACCGGCGCATTACCCTGGCGTTGCGTAATGAAGGCTATGGCATTAATCATAAAACAGTACGGAAACTGATGCGCAAGATGGGGCTGGCCTCATGCCTGAGAAGCAAAAAGTATCAGTCATACAAAGGCACCTACGGTAAAGTAGCGCCAAATACCCTTGCACGTGATTTTAAGGCCAGCAGTCCAAACCAGAAATGGGTCACGGATGTGACAGAGTTCAACGTAAAAGGGACAAAGCTGTATCTGTCACCAGTGCTTGATCTGTATAACAGCGAGATAATAGCCTGGAATATGACGACGCATCCGGGAATGAATCTGGTCGAAAACATGCTCAGCAAAGCCGTCAAGAGGCTGAAACCGGGTGACAGACCGGTACTGCACTCTGATCAGGGTTGGCAGTATCAGATGGCACGGTATCAGGAGAAACTTAAAGCTAAAGGCATAGAACAAAGCATGTCGCGCAAAGGGAACTGTCTGGACAATGCAGTGATAGAAAATTTTTTTGGTCTGCTGAAAACAGAATGTTGGTACCACGAAGAGTTTGAAAATACAGACCATCTACGAAAAACGGTGGAAGAGTATATCCACTACTACAACAACGAACGAATCAAGCTAAAACTAAACGGCCTGAGTCCGGTACAATACCGAACCCAGGCCATGTCAGCCGCCAGTTAA
- the kduD gene encoding 2-dehydro-3-deoxy-D-gluconate 5-dehydrogenase KduD codes for MIQDTFTLSGKVAIVTGCDTGLGQGMAVALAQAGCDIVGVNRKIPEETAARVTALGRRFLAIRADLGQQESIHDVVTKAVAEMGHVDILVNNAGTIRREDALSFSEKDWDEVVDLNLKSVFFLSQAVARQFIVQGQGGKIINIASMLSFQGGIRVPSYTASKSGVLGITRLLANEWAAQGINVNAIAPGYMATNNTQQLRDDEQRSQAILDRIPAGRWGLPEDLQGPVVFLASPASDYINGHTLAVDGGWLAR; via the coding sequence ATGATACAGGATACCTTCACTCTTTCTGGAAAAGTGGCCATCGTCACCGGGTGTGATACCGGGCTTGGACAAGGAATGGCCGTTGCGCTGGCTCAGGCCGGGTGTGATATCGTGGGGGTAAACCGGAAAATCCCTGAAGAAACGGCCGCCCGGGTCACCGCCCTCGGCAGACGTTTTCTGGCGATTAGGGCCGACCTCGGCCAGCAGGAAAGTATTCATGACGTCGTCACTAAAGCGGTTGCAGAGATGGGGCACGTCGATATTCTGGTGAATAATGCAGGCACCATCCGCCGTGAAGACGCACTTTCCTTCAGTGAAAAAGACTGGGACGAGGTCGTTGACCTGAATCTGAAATCTGTCTTTTTCCTTTCTCAGGCAGTCGCCCGGCAGTTTATTGTCCAGGGCCAGGGCGGTAAAATCATCAACATTGCCTCTATGCTCTCGTTCCAGGGCGGTATCCGCGTTCCCTCTTATACGGCCTCGAAAAGTGGCGTCCTTGGTATCACCCGCCTTCTGGCAAATGAGTGGGCGGCTCAGGGGATTAACGTCAATGCGATTGCGCCGGGCTACATGGCAACCAACAATACACAGCAGTTACGTGATGATGAGCAACGCAGCCAGGCGATCCTTGACCGTATTCCTGCGGGGCGATGGGGGTTACCCGAGGATCTGCAAGGCCCGGTAGTATTCCTGGCGTCACCGGCATCAGACTACATTAATGGTCACACCTTAGCCGTTGATGGCGGTTGGCTCGCACGCTAG
- the chbG gene encoding chitin disaccharide deacetylase, giving the protein MENLLIVNADDFGLSKGQNYGIIEACRRGVVTSTTALVNGEAVDHAASLSREVPELGVGMHFVLTLGMPISPMPGLTRDGQLGKWIWEMAEQNTLPLEEITRELDCQFNRFVDLFGCEPTHIDSHHHVHMIPAIFPIVADFARRKGVAMRVDREVQALHGLLLSSAATTEGFSSAFYGDEISEALFLSVLDDSAARGERSLEVMAHPAFVDNTVRKSAYCWPRLAELDVLTSASLKYAIAERGYRLGTFKDL; this is encoded by the coding sequence ATGGAAAACCTGCTGATCGTAAACGCCGACGATTTTGGCCTGTCGAAAGGGCAGAACTACGGCATCATTGAAGCCTGTCGCCGGGGTGTGGTGACCTCGACCACTGCGCTTGTCAACGGCGAGGCGGTTGACCATGCGGCATCCCTGAGCCGTGAAGTCCCGGAGCTGGGGGTGGGGATGCACTTTGTCCTCACACTCGGGATGCCGATTTCACCGATGCCAGGGCTGACACGCGATGGACAGTTGGGTAAATGGATCTGGGAAATGGCCGAGCAGAATACGTTGCCACTTGAGGAAATTACCCGTGAGCTGGATTGTCAGTTCAACCGGTTTGTCGATCTCTTCGGTTGTGAGCCGACGCATATTGATAGCCATCATCACGTGCATATGATCCCGGCGATATTCCCGATTGTTGCTGATTTTGCACGCCGTAAAGGGGTGGCGATGCGTGTGGATCGTGAAGTACAGGCGCTGCACGGGCTGTTGTTATCGTCTGCGGCAACGACCGAAGGTTTCAGTAGCGCATTTTACGGTGATGAGATAAGCGAAGCACTGTTTCTGAGCGTGCTGGATGATTCCGCTGCTCGCGGTGAACGATCGCTGGAGGTGATGGCGCACCCGGCGTTTGTCGACAACACCGTGCGCAAAAGCGCCTACTGCTGGCCACGCCTGGCGGAGCTGGATGTGTTGACATCGGCATCACTGAAATATGCGATTGCCGAGCGCGGGTATCGTCTGGGGACGTTCAAGGATCTGTAA
- a CDS encoding YniB family protein has protein sequence MTYQQAGRIAVLKRIAGWVIFIPAVISTLISVLKFMYDHSEKQPGINAVMLDFAHVMIEMMRFNTPFLNFFWFNSPTPDFHQKLNVGFWIIYALIFVAMALQASGARMSRQTRFLREGVEDQLILEQAKGTEGMSREQIESRIVVPRHTIFLQIFPLYILPVIIIVAGYFFFSLLGFL, from the coding sequence ATGACGTATCAACAAGCTGGACGCATTGCTGTCTTAAAACGTATTGCCGGGTGGGTGATCTTTATTCCGGCCGTGATTTCCACGCTGATTTCTGTGCTTAAGTTTATGTACGATCACAGCGAAAAACAGCCGGGTATCAATGCGGTAATGCTTGATTTTGCGCATGTTATGATTGAGATGATGCGCTTTAATACGCCTTTTTTAAACTTCTTCTGGTTCAACTCGCCAACACCCGATTTTCATCAGAAGCTCAATGTCGGATTCTGGATAATCTATGCCCTGATCTTTGTGGCGATGGCGCTCCAGGCATCGGGTGCCAGAATGAGCCGTCAGACACGCTTTTTGCGTGAAGGTGTGGAAGACCAGCTGATTCTGGAGCAGGCGAAAGGGACAGAAGGAATGAGCCGCGAGCAAATTGAGTCCCGCATTGTGGTCCCGCGTCACACCATTTTCCTGCAAATTTTCCCGCTCTACATCCTGCCGGTGATAATTATCGTGGCCGGATATTTCTTCTTCTCGTTACTCGGTTTTTTATAA
- a CDS encoding metal-dependent hydrolase, whose translation MTAEGHLLFSIACAVFAKNAELTPVLAQGDWWHIVPSAVLTCLLPDIDHPKSFLGQRLKWVSKPIARAFGHRGFTHSLLAVFGLLTLFYLKVPESWIVPADAIQGMVLGYLSHILADMLTPAGVPLLWPCRWRFRLPILAPQKGNQLERFLCMALFAYAVWMPQTLPENGAVRWSSQMINSLQFQFNRFINNQIEH comes from the coding sequence ATGACGGCGGAAGGCCACCTGCTTTTTTCTATTGCTTGTGCAGTGTTTGCCAAAAACGCTGAGCTAACGCCCGTGCTGGCCCAGGGTGACTGGTGGCATATTGTGCCTTCAGCGGTGCTGACCTGCCTGCTACCCGATATCGATCACCCTAAGTCATTTCTTGGGCAGCGGTTGAAGTGGGTTTCCAAACCCATCGCCCGGGCGTTTGGTCACCGGGGGTTCACTCACAGCCTGCTGGCCGTATTTGGTCTGTTGACCCTCTTCTATTTAAAGGTTCCTGAAAGCTGGATTGTGCCCGCAGATGCTATTCAGGGCATGGTACTCGGCTATCTGAGCCATATTCTCGCCGATATGCTGACCCCTGCGGGTGTACCGCTGCTGTGGCCGTGCCGCTGGCGGTTCCGCCTGCCGATTCTTGCCCCGCAGAAAGGTAATCAGCTGGAGCGCTTTTTATGCATGGCGCTTTTTGCCTATGCCGTGTGGATGCCGCAAACCTTGCCCGAAAATGGTGCAGTTCGCTGGTCTTCTCAGATGATCAATTCGCTGCAATTTCAGTTCAATCGATTTATTAATAATCAAATTGAACATTAA